ATAAGTGACAACATTATCAATCATAGTGGAGGAAGCTTGAGGATTTTACTTGATTAGTCTGGATCACCAGAACCGGACTGGGTCACTGGATTTATTCAGAGAGCAATTCATCAACATTCATCAACACCTTACATTTGTGAAATCCTTCTTCACCACGTTACATTACTCAAAGTACTCAAAAATATTCCTTTAGAGACTGCAAGCAATTGTTAATCCACTTGCTGAAAATAAAAGTCAAAAATTGCTTTTTCTGTGGCGAAACACTTTCCAAATCTGCATTCCTATTTTTGTAAACACTAAATAATTCTCCGAAGGTGTTATTGATAATCTATCCATACACTCAATATTTGCACAATTTCCTTCTAATGTAATTACCGACTAATAGGAATTAACAAGattcatcatcataatcaacaAGATTCACACCCCAAGAGGttttcaatttaattaatattcaatATCAAGGAATAGGATTTCTCTCAGTGCAACACTGGATGACTTCCAAGGAAAATACCCCTTGAGCACCAAGTGGAAATGTAACTAAATGTAACTTCCATTGGAGCAAACCAGTCTTCCTTCCCTGCACATTTTGTTGATATGCTAAATCTTACTGTCAGCTTAAACATCGTTTTGCAAACAGCAAATTACTTCATGTACAGTAACTGTGCAACTGTTGATGAGCAGTATATGACAAACGTGTAGCTGTCACTCCAACTCTGCTGCCAACATACTGACACGATGTGGGCCAGCCTGTGAGCTGACAAGGTTGAGAACTACGATCACCTGGAAGTTGGCAGCGGAGAACCAATGATGCATTTTTGCTTCCCTGCTGTAACCCTGAACAGGAAAGCTTtcctgcagccttttttctcttcATGGGATCTAATCAGTTTGGTTTTTAAGTCACATTTTCCCAGGAAGAATGCACTACACTTCCAAGCGCTTGCATTTCAGGACAATGAATATTGTGGCACAGGCAACACGGGTGGGAGGCAGAGCCAGGTACTCATAAAAGCAGCACTGTTTTTTTACCCCCAATCCTTGCCCCCCCAATAACACTTTAAATTTGCACAAGATATCTTTTATTTCAGCTGCTCGGCAGTGTACACACTGAGATCGGCATTCTTCTGTCTGAAAAAGGCATCAAATACTGctaataatgttttaaaagaCATTTTACATTAGGAAGGGAGATATTAGATAGTATACTACAGTCATGGTTTCAACAAAAGACCTGTACTTTAATCTCAACGTCAAGCATGATTAAATCAAGCATTTTTCACTTAATTGACTTCACACTGCCATGTTCTTACATCTGAATCCAAGACAGAAGGGATTTTATTTATACAGATGTCTGGATAATGAACACAGCACATAAGCTTGGGGATGAAGATTTATATGAAGAAAATGATTAGAGATgattaatgaaatgcaaaataaaatagacATAAAGGTGACCACTataattttttccccacagtCAGAAAATGAGTTCTCTAGATTGTTAAACCACATGGATTATTATATCTTTTTATTgttgtaacatttttttttttttttttttttactgtcataacaatcattttaaGAAGAACCACCACAGCAAATAAGTTGAGGGTCACATAGATATTCCAGGTTTGGCTTTTATCACCCTTTTCACAATAGACAAGTTGTTCACCATATATCCATAAACAGAATACACTGCCAAATAAAGCAAATCTTTACACAACCACAAAGACATCTAAAGTTTAATAATGATCTGCACAAAAATTCTGTTGCAGGttaatctgaaaaataaattttgATAAGAAACAATggtatattataatatattattctAGCATGAATCTTTTGAGACAGAAAAATGCACTAACCTTTTTGCTTTACCACTAAAaaatatcagatttttttttttttaaggcaaacAGCTGATCCATTTCAAGAGAGTGGGTGATCCGTTTCTGGAGATGTGGTTATAGAGCACATAATTTGGCATTAAATTAGAAGAATATTGAGCCAATGCTGCTATACACTGAGCAGCTCAAGGTTACTGGAGGGAGATGGCAGGAAAGAGTCTACAGGATTAAAAAGGTGTCAAAGCAGGAATAACAATACTGTCGCAGTTCATAGCGCTAAATCGTACAGTATAGAATTTCAGCTAATTCAATAAAGTGTTGTAACTTGGTCAAGATACACTAAAGCAAGAAATCATAACTATATATACAAAAACCGTGAATGATAAATACAGAATTAAAACAGTCCTTCTCTTCTTCACTCCTTCACTTTGAAAATGGCGGGCTGACGGTCCTACATGCCTGTTACTTCAGGTAACCGAAATAGCCTGGAACTCTGTCCACATGAACTCATTAAAATACTTAGCCGATCTTGTAGTgtttaatacaatacaatgttgAAGCCAAAaggacacagaaaaaaaaaaatcaagaaacacaatgactggggaaagaaaaaaataaaaataaaaatctcaacATGATCCTCAAAATCTTGTCATTTAGGTGAAAGTTAACCATTTCTGCTGGAGCCCAGAAAGACTTCAAAAGTTTAACAGGGTTTGTGAAGGACTCTGCTTTTGCTCTTGACGGACAGCCATCTAGTAAATGAGTGGAAATGAGGGGTTGGGCAGGCGTGGGGAGGGTAAGAAAGGGTTAGTACGCCCAACCAGTCAGATAGAAAAGCGCAGGCCTCAGCAGCAGCCCCCTCCGGCCTGCTGTCCTCCCTGGCTCCCTGAAAGTGTGGCGTTGGTTGCAGCATGCTGGGGTCCTATTTTAATGCCGTTCGCCTGGATGgaaaccacaacaacaaccaccaTCACAACCCCAGTCCCCGGTCACATATGCCTACATTTATTATTACACATCACATTTTCACCTTTGCACAGTTTGTTTACGGAGGATTACTCGTTATGGAGATAGGCTCAATGTTGCTTTCAGTTCAGCCCGAATGCCATGTTaacttgtgagaaaaaaaaaaaattggactGGTAATGTGGAGCAGATATATCCCTgccaaaaagaacaaaactgAAAGAAATGAGAGGGTCAGGCCCAGTCTCTGCAGGCCTCAATAAATTTCCCTCTTTTGGAAAGAGCTGCAGAGGGGAAGGGCATAGGAGTGTTCTATGTCATCAATAATTTCAGCAATAACCCAAAGACATGGCAGCCtgccaggaactcacacacacagcgagcaGCCCTTTCATTTATCAAACGCACGCATCTCTCTCAGCACATACTCCCTCAAGTGGATTCGGGCTAAAATACAGCACTTCAAGAGAAGTAACACAGTAGTTACTGAAATGAAGCTCTTAAGGAAACTTCGCGTCACACTAAATCTCAGATTTATAGGGCTTGGCAGGGGTTTCGGCGCACCAGTAGCCTTGGGGTTTTTGGCATTGCCTCTGTGTTGACATCAGCTGATGCGGTTTTGACTTTGTGCCTTGACTTTTTTCTCTCGCCCTAATAAAAAGCATGCCCAATAGCTAAATGGGTCTCACCTCCTCGCAATAGGTAGTAACCTTACGACATGTTATGGACAAGTTATGACTTGGCCTCTTGCCAATATAAAGGGGGCTGCTGGCTTTCCTTTCAGGAAcatgaattaacactggatatAGACTTTGGTTTCCTGCGCTCCATTCTGCTAGCGAACGATGCCATCAAACAGAGTCATTTTAACTATGGATCCTTTACCAATCATGCCAATTAACACATTAAAATATCAACCCCTATAAATATTAACCCCTTAAAATATCTTCAGACCTTCGTCTCCTACTGTATTCATTACACTCAATCAACAATCCTAAACCGCAGGGGTTTAATTTCCATGAAAAATCTAAGTAATTCAGGCATGAACGTGTGCTGAACACATCAACATGTGTAAACAGCACGAAGAAAGGCAGTGTTACTTAGCCACAATGCAAAAACgaaagtatttattttagaatGGTAAAAAATATCAAACAGCCAAACATGGCATAGTctatggtttcatttctgccaaGAAGCATTACGGAACACGCCGAGTTCCACTTTTGGCAGAGTATCGGGCCCAGAAAACTCTGGTCCAGAAAAAGCAGGTGTGAGCCGCGGAAGCAACGGGCCCATATGCTTTCAGTGTTCTTAGAGGTTCGGGGGCAGAATAGCTTCTGTACAGTTGGTAGTGCAACTGAGGCAGTGAATTTAGCTTAATACCACTCAGTTACCATTCACCTTCTTACTCTCATATGTTCACATGTAACGGGTGCCATAATTATAATTTCTGCACGGTTTCTGTGGGGATTAGGCAGTGTACAAAGTTAAACTTGCGCAATTTATAGTCAATTAACTTTGGTTAATTAATAAGCATAAAAATTATCgcatgaaaaatgtaatcacacacacaatgctgttATTGtacatgcttttaaaaaaggaaagctGATGAACACCTAATCACGATCTCCGGCCATCTCCCTTCTAAATGCCTCATAGCCGTGCCAATCCTTCTCATGTTTCATCACTATGGCTTTATGTACACTACATCACTATGGATTCGtccacactaccacacacatcTAAAACAAAGCAACGAAGAAACGGAAAAGGCGCACGTTTACCACGAGCCGTGCACATGAAATGCAATTAAGCGTCAGAATAATAGCGCGTAATTGATGTGCATTTCCTGTAATAATTAGGGCCGATATTTCCCCACATACATGACTAAAAACAGGCCTGAATGCGGGGGAAGTGCGCGGAGCTGTGTCCCAGGCTCGCTCCCTCTTCCGCTGTGCTCTGCTGGAGTTGCCATGTGACTGTGGGCAGACTATGCTAATGGGCTCAGTGTTATGAAACCCCCACAGGTCTGGCCCTCTGCTGGCCACACTGTGGCCTCTGCTCTGGGCCTTCACCACTGAAGGCCTGCCTCCGGTCCTTAAAGAGACACCGCACCAAACATCCGCCAAGCACCGCCTCACCTCCGGCATAGGCAGGGCTTCTTTTTGTACCATTTCTGCACCGTTTTTCAGCCAACGAACCATCCATTTGGACAAAATGAGAGCATtgcaataaatgtaataattaattaatcgtACTCGaagtgtaatgttttttttggctgcAGCGAAGAAATGATGCTTTGTTTGGATGTTTGGACTATAAGGCGACATTTGTTCAGGTACAAAAACTGCAGTGGGTGATATGGCCTTCATTTGcattcaacatttttctctttgttCGAAGGTTTTGGAGAGCTTGGATCTAACGTTAGCCATCTATATGCAAATCTGCAATACGGAATTGTACCCATAATGTAGGGCATTACTAATGTAGAAATGGCAGTATTTTTCATTctgcacaaaaaatatttgatgtcACAAAGCTACAAATAAAAACACCGATTTGTTCcgtgttttctttattttttttatttataaagaagGGCCTTGAAAGAGAAAATTCAATTTGTGGAAGAATTTGTGACCTTAGAAGTTATACGAGTATAAATGTTATGCTACCGCAAATTCTTAGCCCTTATGCAAACATTTAGCGCTTATCGGGATGTAATTACACATGTATGTAAAATCTAGCGATAAGACAGAGGTGTGCGGAGCTCGGTGTGAGCGCATCTCAGCTGAAGTGGTTCCTGGATGGGAAGCCAGAGCCTCCTAACTGCAGTCTGGATGCAAATGAGGCTCTTCAGCTGATAACCCACAGAGGAGCACTAGCTGTGCATTAGCAGTGTGGGGAAACGTACCTCATTGTTTATGTCAAAGACCCCTTCCTGAATCTTCTCATAGATCTCCTTGGCTGTGTTGATGAATGCCTAAaacgcaacaaaaaaaaaaagaaaaagaaaaagaaaaaaagagaactgTTAAATAATCAACTGAGTAACCCGCCTGTCAGAAGCGGCTCCAGACAGCATCCTGCTAATGACCTTAATAAGTAAGGAGCTGACTCAGGGCAGACCCTGCTCTTACATTTCCAGGGGTTACAGGGTTTGCTGCTAAAACAGCCCCACAAAACAGACGCACGTGAACCTGGCAACGTGAGAGAAACCATGGAACGGCACTGCGTGCAAGCGCCCGTATTACAGCTGAATAAAGAGCAGACAGAACGAGCGGATACGCTGCAGAAAGTGCCCCGTTTTTGCCCAGACAAGCAGGAAACAGGCCAGACCGACAGCGGCGGAAAGAGGGACTCCCCGGCAGACGGCGCAGGAAGCCCAGGGATGCCCGGCCGGACGGCGCGGCTCCGAGCGGGCGAACTTTCCGTCCTCTCCGTACCAGAGTGCATAAAAAGCGCAGTTCATTAGCAGAAATAAATGGAGCTCCTTCTACACCGTACCCTGGAAGCGTTTAACGGCTGAACTTGCCACCAGAGCTTTGTTTCCTAATTAACAGGACTGATATGTTTTCACCTATAAAGGCCTTACAGCTCCCCAGAGTAATCAATCTACTGCAGCTCAATTACTGCAGCCGGCCCGGCGAGCAGGCCTAAGCGTGTGAGGCAGGCGCGCGGAGATATGAATATGCATAAACTCTAAGTGTGTGATCGAAACATCATACAGGGTCAGGAGAATTCACAGCAATCTAATGAGATGAATTAATCACGGAGGGTGTTTCGGGGCGCTTCCAGAAACGAACAGGTTTCCAAACAGTTTCACATCTCGAGTCTGGGAGCTTGGCTCGCGGCCAATTGCGAATTGACTCTTCTTTATtcttcgctttttttttttttttaaactcgcGCTGCGGCGTTAACACATCCGCGCACACGTGCGTACGTGTGAACACGCctgactgctcacacacacctgccacatgtatatacacacaccgcatgcgcatgcgcacgcacgcatgcgcgCGCgaacacgcgcacacgcgcacccacacacacacacacacacacacacacgaccgcACTAGTCCCATACGTGTAATGTGCGTAAGAGGGATTTCCCTAACGAACAGCACACCTGGTCTCAGAGACGTTTACCTGCGAGGCTCTGAGGAACTCCCGCTCCCTCACGCTCCGCGGCTGAACGCCCTGACTCTCCGAACCGCCGCGTGCAACCCGTCCACGCCCGCGCGGTGGAAAACAGGTACGCGCTACCGCCGTCGCTACGGCGATGCCCCACGCCGGGGGCCCCTCTCCCCCGCAGACGGGCACGGCCCCCGTAATCGGGAGGGTCCCCGACCGCCGGGAACCTTCCCTCTCCTAACTCGCTGACCTTGGACGGAGACGGCCGGATCCAATTCATTAAGAGCGAGCGacgagaggaaaaaaaaaaacaaacagaccatCTGGCATAACGAGCGCGGTAATCTACCTCTGGTACTTTAGACACTTCTCATCTCCTCCCGCAGATGGAGCGCGCCGGTTCCGCGCTCGATGAGAACCGTCGCCCTGCCACGCACCGGAGGCTAGCTGAAGAGGGGGGAGTGTTCTGGGGGTAATTCGGCTCACCTCAAGGCTACGGGTTGCTGGAGCACAATCTGGCTTTGCCAGAGCTCCGATACGGGCGACCGGAATAATAATGCACAAATCAATGACTGCGCTGCTCCCAGACCGCTAAAATATATTCACAAAACATGTATATAAAGACATAACATAAATCATTCATGCAGAGCGCTCAGTATTTTATTAAAGCGGTCTGCTTTTTGAGTGGGGCCTACGGCAGCTTTATGTTGCTCactgctgccacctggtggtatGCGATGATCCAGCTTTCAAATAATATCATTTAGCAGTCCAAGAAAGAGCATTGACAAAGCAATTATATGCTCTTAAGGAGTTGCTAAATCATGCTGCAGAGCGAAGAGATAATGAATTAAGAGATGAACTTCAcagtcatttaatttaaaattcacCAAGCGTTGTTACTCTATTAGAAAATGAACCCAAAGTGTTTTCTTGTAAgtacaaatgaattaaaaaatctaCTTGCCGTGGGTCATTAAGGGAAGGATCAAATCCAGCCACATTTGTGCCTCGAAGCAAAACTTGTACAAGTGAAAGTCACAATGCAATCAGCTCCTCTCAGGTGGCTGATATTTACTGAGGTTTTTTTAATATGTAAttactttttaatactttttcCCTTTCATTGAAATCTGTAGGATGCAGAGTATTTAAGTCAGTTCACAAGAGAGAGGATGAAGAGTGAGGATGAAGAGTGATGGGTGAGGATGAAGAGTGAAGATGAAGAGTGATGGGTGAGGATGAAGAGTGATGATGAAGAGTGAAGAGTGATGGGTGAGGATGAAGAGTGATGATGAAGAGCGAGGATGAAGAGTGAAGAGGATGAAGAGTGATGATGAAGAGTGATGGGTGAGGATGAAGAGTGATGATGAAGAGTGAAGAGTGATGGGTGAGGATGAAGAGTCTGTGCTTCACTGCACCGTGCAGCGCGGCCACTCAACCAGAGCTGCTGCTggcaccctccctccctggggcACAGCCCACTAGCATGGTCTGGCTTTAATTTACCATCTTAAATCTTCCAGAAAAATTACACATTCATTGACAAGGGCAATTATGATGCTGTAATAATGTGCAGTAAATTCAGTAATGAGGAGTCACAATATTGTGACTATTCTGTGTTGACATTTGGTTGACCTAAGCCGGGGAAAAATTCAGCAATTCCCTGGCATATCAGCTTTGATTCCCAAACATTATACAGaggcctccacacacactgtgacaggCAGGACCAAGTACACTTACGATTTCTAAACGGCGTCACCTAGACTAGTCgcatataaaaacataatgaaaaCAGTCACATTTCTCAATATACCCATTTCACATCTTATGCTGCAAATGAACTAAACCTATTAAACACATTACCACATAGCATTTATGTCACCGCAAATTGATGGACCTTACAgcattatatatatacagcCCAAAGCATGATGTATGGGACACATTCAGATCTCTGATACTTTCAGCTAATCGTTGTATGCATATCTGAGTTAAGCCACAACATACACAATGTGGTAAGGCTGCAATGGTACGGTAGTGACATTTCTAAACTTCTGGCATCAACATTTGAATGCGCTTATCAAAGGTAATacaacaaagagaagatttaggTGAATTTCCTGCTCAAAACCAAACATCCTGTCCAGAACTTATTGCTCCGTctacttgttttttgtttttgtctgtgttttttaaGCATTGCCCCAGCCTAACCCAGTTTTGAAGGTGGCATGATTTACTGGAACTGGCCCTGCCATCATTTTCAGCAGAATTGAGTTTGTTTCAGAGCATGGAGAAGTCTCAGGTGTAGGACAGAATTTACAGGAAGGCCTCGTAGGTTCAGAAAATGGTTGACAAACGGCCTGTTACTTTCACTTGAGACAACCTACACGTTTCACACTTTCAGATTTGAGTCTTTGAATGACAGAAATTGTGGTTATGGGATTTCTGCTGTGACTCATTCCTGAGAACTGAGAAAAAGGGTTGCGGTGTACGGGCATTTTTCACATCAGTTCACcaaaaaccaagaaaaaaaaaaccctgagaaAGTACAACAACATGCAGGACGAACACGCACTGATATGAAGAAACAGAACCAACACCTCTGCATTAAATGGGTGTTATTTCAACCAGTTAATCAAGCAGGCCCTGGGAAGGCGGTTACCTCTTCCACGTTTGACGCCGTCTTAGCGGAGGTTTCCATAAAGATGAGACCGTGTTCTCTGGCAAAGGCCTCCCCTTCCTCTTTCTTCACCTCACGCCGTGATTCCAGGTCACTGAAAGAGACCAGACCAATCAAATAAGTTCCCTGTTCAGAAACACTTCAGCTCGTCTGACAGGATGAAAACAGCCGTTTGTATCTCTGTGACCGCAGCAGCGGAAGGGAGAAACAGGGAAAAGGAGAGCCAATGGCTGAGCAGTACAGCGGCGTTTGGCCACAGCCAGTCAGGAAGGACCGCTCACCTCTTGTTTCCAATGAGCATGATGACCATATTGGAGTTGGAATGTTGGCGTGCATCTTCTAACCAGGTCGTCAAGTGGTTGAAGGTGTCCCTTCTGTTACAGAGAGTGAAAAGAAGCCACACAACCTTTCACATCTCAGAGGACCATAAAGACAAGGCAAGGATGCACTGGAACACAAGCAGGTCAGAGTGAACACTTCACCCAGGAGACAATATATGCAACATACCTGTTCCTATACATTTGCAATGACccaattattttaaatccaataattgtgcacacacactatctGGGAATGACTCTTAATGCAATTAAATGAACAGAGctcaggtgtgagtgtgctgaAGACAGGCTGAATGAGACGCCGCCTCACCTTGTGATGTCATACACTAACAGCGCCCCGGCCGCCCCTCTGTAGTAGGACCTGGTGATGGATCGGAAGGACTCCTGTCCGGCCTGAAAGACAGAGAGCGGGCAGTGAGCTCTGGGGCAGTGAGGGCCAGTGAGGggcagtgaggggcagtgaggggcagtgaggggcagtgaggggcagtgagggccagtgaggggcagtgaggggcagtgaggggcagtgaggggcagtgaggggcagtgagGGCCAGTGAGGGCCAGTGAGGGCCAGTGAGGGCCAGTGAGGGGCAGTGAGCTCTGGGGCAGTGAGCTCCGGGGTGGCTCGGCCTAaccctccctccgtccctccctccctccctccctccaccctccgCCCGTCCCCATCGGTCCCCATGGTCGCGCGCGAGGGCCTGTGTTGTGCCCACTGTCACTCTCCCTCCACAAAAAGAGCTCTCAGCTCTCCCGGGCCATCCTTGACAACCCAATTCCGTGAATGGCCTCACAATGCGGGAATCATTACCGGCGCGCAGAATGGACTCCTAGCAACTGCACTCAGAGGAGCCCCCTGTGAAAGCGAGAGGCTACGCCGCGTCCTGCCCCCATTGAGAGCCCTGCTCCCCGGGCAGCTGTTGACATTAGAATAAATAGAGCCCattgtaaataaatgatgaatgaCACCAGCTGCCAGAGGAGAGGTTGCAGGGAGGCCAAGGATGCAAATTCAGAGGGTTACATCACTCCTCTGCTTCCCCCGCCACTCAGCCACTGCTCACTGGAGTAAAGCACTCCATTtcaaaaaacacaattattcCTGGTTATGATGCGCGGATCCTCTCCCGTTGTCCGCCCGCATTGTGCAGCTCCTAATGgaagcgctaatgctaatgcaaacCTCAAATTTGCCAACAGCTGGTAAAAAGTGCAACGTGATACGAGACGTTAagtgcataaacacacaggtcTTAGCTTGAACCCTATATAGATGCCTTGGCAGAAACATAGCAATTTGccattgaaatgaaattgctACTGAATCAAAGGAGTTCTGCAAATAAGAGTGGGCTagaattcctccacagtgatgtgaaggACAGATTATTAGGAagggtttggttgcaattaCTGCTGCTACAGGTGgtacaaccagttattaagtttaaggtGACAATTATTTTTTGACAGGAGTAATTTGGGTGTTTGATTACTTTTTTAAgtaactgttttcttttttaccaaAACAGtaattggaaaat
The sequence above is a segment of the Conger conger chromosome 4, fConCon1.1, whole genome shotgun sequence genome. Coding sequences within it:
- the LOC133126999 gene encoding ras-related protein Rab-2A → MAYAYLFKYIIIGDTGVGKSCLLLQFTDKRFQPVHDLTIGVEFGARMITIDGKQIKLQIWDTAGQESFRSITRSYYRGAAGALLVYDITRRDTFNHLTTWLEDARQHSNSNMVIMLIGNKSDLESRREVKKEEGEAFAREHGLIFMETSAKTASNVEEAFINTAKEIYEKIQEGVFDINNEANGIKIGPQHAATNATLSGSQGGQQAGGGCC